The region AAATCAATGATTCTAAATATAAATAACGTTCTTAATGCTTTAAAAGTTGTAATAGACCCAGACCTACATAAAGACATCGTCTCGCTTGGATTTGTAAAAGACATTAAGGGCGGTTCCAAAAATTGACTTATTGAATACTTTTTTTTGTATATTTAAG is a window of Bacteroidota bacterium DNA encoding:
- a CDS encoding iron-sulfur cluster assembly protein — protein: MILNINNVLNALKVVIDPDLHKDIVSLGFVKDIKGGSKN